Proteins encoded together in one Solanum lycopersicum chromosome 7, SLM_r2.1 window:
- the LOC138337407 gene encoding uncharacterized protein, translating to MGNWESNQDALQMSILFFIHTFVLATIDNTTISIVDFLMVEDGRYQHFPWGQLSFSKLIGSLRQDFDVSKKLYRLYGMPYALNVWIYECASNLNSEIAVRERNVIPRICNWRVASEKAKFEMLMSTIFQKNACSNIVPTAEEIEAFDIAQVEHAHSTSIPLVQPNEEHDLDDFSTKPPEQSLRTYSRVSDTSPPPPPKRRKKSIIQKKKVSEQKQPDQSNVSPTSDDDVHVSMSSLPQHSNADDVHGSIPQVSPKSAADVHGSVPDVSQNPAADVHRYADSQNVDKKFEELIILIKANHSQLMQSISKENINFQANTSAFQSDKQTSQQIPVDLDDMGGVAEDGGGFSGKNGEHHIVNDAGDVDVDGVGVSVNEGEPIVSDNLKDGDAHQSHQDLNEHIMDQAVDDNVHHNIPHVLPEKTTTDSSDSSTSTTISPSTQAAIDALIKDLGKDATNARPLYSYDPKNITSSQYLLTDSQLPIEIPITEIAVKTDAVTPAHRNRMPSRRIQSPYCTSFGSSEKGKEKLKDMTRLHFPFEGCGIADKVSPKLIEDYMNWLLRGLLKNHNNK from the exons ATGGGTAATTGGGAGAGCAATCAGGATGCACTCCAAATGTCTATACTGTTCTTTATTCATACATTTGTATTAGCTACTATTGATAATACGACGATATCTATTGTCGACTTTCTAATGGTTGAAGatggtagatatcaacattttcctTGGGGTCAACTATCATTTTCCAAACTAATTGGTTCACTTAGACAGGATTTTGACGTTAGTAAAAAGTTGTACCGATTATATGGGATGCCATATGCACTAAATGTTTGGATATACGAATGTGCATCCAATTTAAATTCAGAAATAGCTGTGAGAGAACGCAATGTCATCCCAAGAATATGCAATTGGAGAGTTGCGTCTGAAAAGGCAAAGTTTGAAATGCTTATGTCCACCAttttccaaaag AATGCATGTTCAAACATTGTCCCAACAGCAGAGGAAATTGAAGCTTTTGATATTGCTCAAGTTGAACATGCTCATTCTACATCAATACCATTAGTACAACCAAACGAGGAACATGatttagatgatttctccacaAAACCACCCGAACAGTCATTGAGGACATATTCTAGAGTGTCTGATACATCTCCTCCACCACcgccaaaaagaagaaaaaaatcgattattcaaaaaaagaagGTGTCAGAACAGAAACAGCCTGATCAATCAAATGTGTCTCCGACATCGGATGATGATGTACATGTTTCAATGTCAAGTCTGCCTCAACATTCGAATGCTGATGATGTACATGGTTCTATTCCACAAGTGTCACCGAAATCGGCTGCTGATGTACATGGTTCTGTTCCAGACGTTTCTCAGAACCCGGCTGCTGATGTTCATAGATATGCAGATTCACAGAAT GTTGACAAGAAATTTGAGGAactgattattttgataaaagcaAATCACTCCCAGCTGATGCAATCTATTAGCAAAGAGAACATCAATTTTCAGGCTAATACAAGCGCATTTCAGTCTGACAAACAAACATCTCAGCAAATACCAGTTGATCTTGATGATATGGGTGGTGTAGCTGAGGATGGTGGTGGTTTTTCTGGTAAAAATGGTGAGCATCATATCGTTAACGATGCAGGGGATGTTGATGTGGATGGTGTTGGTGTTTCCGTAAATGAGGGTGAACCAATAGTCAGTGATAATCTAAAG GATGGTGACGCACATCAGTCGCACCAAGATTTAAATGAACATATCATGGACCAAGCCGTTGACGACAATGTTCATCACAACATCCCTCATGTGTTGCCCGAAAAAACAACAACGGATTCATCg GATTCTTCAACTTCAACAACAATATCGCCATCCACTCAAGCAGCAATAGATGCGCTTATCAAAGATTTGGGTAAAGATGCTACCAATGCTAGACCATTATATTCTTACGATCCAAAGAATATAACTAGCAGCCAGTACTTGTTGACCGACAGTCAATTACCCATTGAAATTCCAATAACGGAGATTGCTGTTAAAACTGATGCAGTCACTCCTGCACATAGAAATAGAATGCCTTCGAGAAGGATTCAATCTCCATATTGtacttcttttgggtcaagcgagaagggaaaagagaaattgaaggatATGACTCGACTCCATTTCCCGTTCGAAGGATGTGGCATTGCAGATAAAGTTTCGCCGAAACTGATTGAAGATTACATGAATTGGTTGTTGAGAGGGCttctaaaaaatcataacaataagtaa